One part of the Melitaea cinxia chromosome 8, ilMelCinx1.1, whole genome shotgun sequence genome encodes these proteins:
- the LOC123655598 gene encoding cleft lip and palate transmembrane protein 1 homolog: MAGASEESTSKEASDKLVLSTGQIETPNNAQINEQPIQTTQETTRLESFFAVTKSLIIRALVVYLITSMFRQPSVPKPDANSSAGVTRSPAVNMFANGTILDMYSYLSEKEFLENPDEGKLIWKLPGLIYGDWYGGPNNDGTYTYSTNFVPSEQLKNNGSIYLHVYIVESGKSLDEKDKNNYAGPFITYGKKMINKYKKLKYLKTHNLLTGQTEKSEEEIKKAETLKEEIVSHWHPNLTINIVTDHTNWMQGSVPPPLDEFIYFLPDGKQYKPAVFVNDYWNMMRDYTPLNNTVTNLQLKLTFQPLSLFKWQLYTTQAMRDKLNMFSALGAEEQDEEQDTIKELLLDTSPYLLALTISVSILHSIFELLAFKNDIQFWNNRQSLEGLSVRSVFFNVFQSTVVLLYVLDNETNVMVRISCFIGLMIEIWKINKVMDVKINREERILGIPKLTFTDKGSYVESSTRQYDTLAFRYLSWACFPLLIGYGVYSLLYQEHKGWYSFILNMMYGYLLTFGFIMMTPQLFINYKLKSVAHLPWRMMTYKFLNTFIDDIFAFVIKMPTMYRIGCFRDDIVFFIFLYQRWIYKVDHKRVNEFGFSGEMEQQKQSENGNLAITEGEQPTDKKND, from the exons atggctGGTGCAAGTGAAGAAAGTACATCGAAAGAAGCTTCAGATAAATTAGTCCTTAGTACAGGGCAAATTGAAACTCct aataatgCACAGATCAATGAGCAACCTATTCAGACGACACAAGAAACAACAAGATTAGAATCTTTTTTTGCGGTTACAAAATCATTGATAATAAGGGCTTTAgttgtttatcttataacatcGATGTTTCGTCAACCATCAGTGCCCAAACCAGATGCGAACAGTTCTGCTGGAGTTACTCGTTCTCCCGCTGTGAATATGTTTGCTAACGGGACAATATTAGATATGTATTCTTATTTATCTGAAAAAGAGTTTTTAGAAAACCCTGATGAAGGTAAATTAATCTGGAAACTGCCTGGTCTGATTTATGGAGATTGGTATGGGGGACCAAATAATGACGGCACTTACACatattcaacaaattttgtGCCTTCAGAGCAATTAAAGAATAATGGTTCTATTTACCTCCATGTATACATAGTGGAATCGGGAAAATCTCTAGACGAAAAGGATAAAAATAACTATGCTGGACCTTTCATCACCTATGGCaagaaaatgataaataaatataaaaagttaaagtaTCTCAAAACTCACAACCTTTTAACTGGGCAAACTGAGAAGTCGGAGgaagaaattaaaaaagcaGAAACACTAAAAGAAGAAATAGTTTCTCATTGGCACccaaatttaacaattaatatagTCACTGATCACACTAATTGGATGCAAGGCAGTGTGCCTCCACCTCTAGatgagtttatttatttcttacctgatggtaagcagtatAAGCCTGCCGTATTTGTTAATGACTATTGGAATATGATGAGAGATTACACGCCATTGAATAATACAGTTACAaatcttcaattaaaattgactTTTCAACCATTAAGTCTTTTTAAATGGCAACTTTATACTACTCAGGCTATGCGAGACAAGTTGAACATGTTTTCAGCATTAGGAGCAGAGGAACAGGACGAAGAACAAGATACTATAAAAGAGTTATTGTTGGACACATCACCATATCTATTAGCTTTGACAATATCGGTGTCGATTTTGCACTCTATATTTGAGTTGTTGGCTTTCAAAAATGACATACAGTTCTGGAACAATAGGCAGTCCCTTGAAGGTCTCTCTGTAAGATCAGTGTTTTTCAATGTGTTCCAATCAACCGTAGTCCTACTTTATGTTTTAGACAATGAGACAAATGTCATGGTGAGAATATCATGTTTCATTGGTCTTATGATTGAAATATGGAAAATTAACAAAGTAATggatgttaaaataaatagagaGGAAAGAATATTGGGTATCCCAAAACTAACTTTTACTGATAAAGGGTCCTATGTGGAATCAAGTACTAGACAGTATGATACTTTAGCGTTCCGCTATCTTAGCTGGGCTTGTTTCCCTCTTCTCATTGGATACGGAGTCTACTCCTTGCTATACCAAGAACACAAAGGATGGTATTCTTTCATTCTTAACATGATGTATGGATATTTATTGACTTTTGGATTTATAATGATGACACCACAGCTGTTTATTAATTACAAGTTAAAGTCAGTGGCTCATTTGCCATGGCGCATGATGACATACAAATTCTTAAACACATTTATTGATGATATCTTTGCATTTGTTATCAAAATGCCTACTATGTACCGTATAGGATGTTTTAGAGATG atattgtcttctttatatttttatatcaacgtTGGATATATAAGGTTGATCATAAGAGAGTGAATGAATTTGGTTTCTCTGGAGAAATGGAACAGCAAAAACAATCTGAAAATGGCAATCTTGCCATCACCGAAGGAGAACAACCAACTGATaagaaaaatgattaa